In bacterium, the genomic window ATCCTGCCAAGAGTTCTCCTGGTATTTGTGGTTGTGGTGTACCGGATATCAATACCGATGGCGATACAAAGCTTGATTGTGAGGAAACGTGTGACAACGATCCTGCCAAATTAAGTCCAGGTGTTTGTGGTTGCGGAGTGCCCGATACCGATACAGATGGTGACGGTAGTGCCGATTGCATCGATCAATGCCCTAACGACAGAAATAAAACAACACTTGGTATTTGCGGCTGTGGAGTAGCCGATATCAATACCGATGGCGATACAAAGCTTGATTGTGAAGAAACGTGTGACAACGATCCTGCCAAATTAAGTCCAGGTGTTTGTGGTTGCGGAGTGCCCGATACCGATACAGATGGTGACGGCAGTGCCGATTGCATCGATCAATGCCCTAACGACAGAAATAAAACAACACTTGGTATTTGCGGCTGTGGAGTGGCCGATAACGACACCGATCACGATGGAATCATGGATTGCGTAGACACCGAAGTATGTGATCGTGTAGATAACAATGGAGACAGACAAATAGATGAAGGACTCGATTGCAGTGCCCCCATTCCCGAAACCTGCGATGGGTTTGATAACAATGCCGATGGTATTGTTGATGAAGGCTTTCCGGATACCGATGGTGACGGCACCAAAGACTGTGTGGACAAATGTATTAATGATGCCTCCAAAACAGAACCCGGTCTGTGCGGTTGTGGTACCAGTGACGTGGATGGCAACCATAATGACACCCCCGACTGTCGTGAAATAGCACATGAGTTATGTAACGGGATTGACGACAATGGTGATGGCCAGACTGACGAGGGTTTTAATGATACCGATAACGATGGTATCAAAGACTGCGTAGATGAAGAAGAGTGTGACGGTCTTGATAATGATGGCGATGGAACTATTGACGAGAGTGTATGTGCAAGCGGAGAACCTGAAAAAATTCCTACGGATGAAATCTGCAATGGAGTAGATGATGATGGTGACGGTTTGGTTGATGAAGAACTGTCGTGTGGTAATACTCCTACTGGAACAACCCCGGAAGCCGGTGATGCCCCCGATAATGGAGACTCTCCCGGTACAGATAACAACGACGATCCGAGTTCGGAAAATCCTGATTCTCCGTCAGATAGTACTGGCACGGATAATAAAGATGTATCGAGCAATAAATCGAGTGCCGGCGGTTGTAGTTTAAATGCTAACAATTAAACCATAGAACTTTTGATGCTTTCCAACTTTAAACTGGATGTAGAATATCATATTCAACGCAAAATAGCCGATGGCGGCATGGGTTCGGTTTATGAAGCACTTCAATGTGGTGTGCAGGGCTTTACAAAAACGGTTGCCATCAAAGTACTCTTACCTCAATACGCCCAAAATAAACTTTATCTCGACATGTTTATTAATGAAGCACGTCTGGTAGCGTCTCTTGTTCACGAAAATATAGTTTCTCTTTATCATTTAGGCTTTCACGATAATGCTTATGTCATTGTAATGGAGTATATTGATGGTTATTCGCTGAATGAATTTTTGGAACATCACCGTAAAATAGGAAAAAGAATACCCGAAGAAATAGCCGTGTTTATTGCCAGCCGCATTGCCAGGGGCCTGTCGTATGCCCATACAAGGCCCAACATGGTATCGGTAGTGCACCGCGATGTAAGCCCGCGCAATATATTAATTACAAGTGAAGGATTGCCAAAATTGGCCGATTTTGGATTGGCCATGGTAGTGGAGGGCACTGGAGGTAAACAAACCTACCGCGCCGGTAAAATGGCCTACATGTCGCCCGAGCAGGCAAAGGGCGAGACGCTCGATAGAAGAACGGATATTTTTTCGTTAGGTGCCGTTTTGTTTGAAATGCTCACACTGCATCGCATTAGAAAAGGCACAACCAAAGCTGGCCCCTCATTAAAACAAGCGATGGAGGGAGAAGTAAATTGGGATTTACTTAAAGTGAACGATCGTTTAAACACCATTTTAAAACGTTGTTTAGCTCTTGATCCTAATAATCGTTACAATAAAACCCCGGAGCTGGCTGAAGACTTGGAACGTTACATTTACGAAGGCG contains:
- a CDS encoding serine/threonine protein kinase is translated as MLSNFKLDVEYHIQRKIADGGMGSVYEALQCGVQGFTKTVAIKVLLPQYAQNKLYLDMFINEARLVASLVHENIVSLYHLGFHDNAYVIVMEYIDGYSLNEFLEHHRKIGKRIPEEIAVFIASRIARGLSYAHTRPNMVSVVHRDVSPRNILITSEGLPKLADFGLAMVVEGTGGKQTYRAGKMAYMSPEQAKGETLDRRTDIFSLGAVLFEMLTLHRIRKGTTKAGPSLKQAMEGEVNWDLLKVNDRLNTILKRCLALDPNNRYNKTPELAEDLERYIYEGGYGPTIAALKAYAEKIGINS